The proteins below are encoded in one region of Manis javanica isolate MJ-LG chromosome 8, MJ_LKY, whole genome shotgun sequence:
- the LOC118973106 gene encoding uncharacterized protein, with protein sequence MDGCDASGGSLRLQDASRRRKGARAKLTLPYLFPSIIDGPRTKHGKLRGRVARRRNPGAGREVGAGGGQLPAPGPARGALGRQGERKGGKWPPSGPGPGPKPGAGWPASAPPPFAAGAFRGRPTGGALTGSRRRRCAPCAGAGEGSPGRLQPGPALPDPDGPAAAPGPAGGRGWPWLAPRAGWRRRAGTEAARVALITRGGARSWRCLARNFCLLRFSPPRSWLPRYNPETRHHQSSQQRQRDGAGAKQI encoded by the exons ATgga CGGCTGCGACGCGAGCGGCGGCTCCCTCCGGCTGCAGGACGCCTCTCGCCGCCGGAAAGGGGCTCGTGCAAAACTGACTCTTCCTTATTTGTTTCCATCCATAATTGATGG CCCGAGAACAAAGCACGGAAAGTTGCGGGGGAGAGTGGCCCGGAGGAGAAACCCGGGCGccgggagggaggtgggggcgggCGGGGGGCAGCTCCCGGCCCCGGGGCCCGCCCGCGGCGCGCTCGGCCggcagggggagaggaagggtgggaagtgGCCGCCCtccgggccggggccggggccaaAGCCGGGGGCGGGGTGGCCAGCCTCCGCGCCCCCTCCCTTCGCCGCCGGCGCTTTCCGGGGCCGCCCGACCGGGGGCGCGCTGACGGGCAGCCGGCGTCGGCGCTGCGCCCCGTGTGCTGGCGCGGGCGAGGGCTCGCCGGGCCGCCTCCAGCCGGGCCCCGCGCTGCCTGACCCCGACGGTCCCGCGGCGGCTCCGGGCCCGGCAGGCGGAAGGGGGTGGCCTTGGCTTGCGCCTCGCGCTGGCTGGAGACGCCGTGCCGGTACCGAAGCTGCCCGGGTTGCCCTGATAACGCGCGGGGGAGCGCGGAGCTGGCGCTGCCTGGCAAGAAACTTTTGCTTGCTTCGCTTTTCCCCCCCGAG GTCTTGGCTTCCTCGATATAATCCTGAAACTCGTCACCACCAGTCCTCGCAGCAGCGGCAGCGGGACGGCGCGGGAGCAAAACAAATCTAG